The sequence below is a genomic window from Gemmatimonadaceae bacterium.
TCTCCGAATCGGTCAAGCCTTCGTGCCGAAGCACAACTTCCGTCTCCTTGCCGCGTTCGTGGAACTCGACGGTGACGACAGAATCGGGCATCGGACTGTCTTCCCACTTCCACGTATACACGAGCCTGGATGGCCGATCGATCGTACGGTAAACTCCACCCACGCGATGCTCGGCACCATCGGGTCCACGCATGACAATCCGATAGCGGCCGCCGACACGGAGATCCACCTCCGCCGTCGGCGTCATCGGCGACGGCGCGCTCCAACGGTCGAGCTCTTTCGCTTGCGTCCACGCTTCGAAGACGCGCTCGCGGGGCGCGGGGATCGTGCGCCGGATCTCGAGCGTGGCTTCGGCGCGCTCTTCTTTCTTTGCGGCGGTGGCCATGAGCGTTCCTCCCTTGTCGATGCTTCGCCTGACGCGCCGCTCGCGGCGAGATACGCCGAGAGCTGATCCAACTGGAATTCCCAGAAGCTGCGATAGCGCTCGATCCACGCCGACGCGTCGCGCATCGGCGCCGCGACGAGCGTCGTCCGCCTAGCGCGGCCCTCGCGGCGCACACGCGCCAGCCCCGCGCGCTCGAGCACGCGAATATGCTTCGACACCGCGGGGAGCGACATCGCGAAGCGCGACGCGAGATCGCTGATCGTTCGCT
It includes:
- a CDS encoding SRPBCC domain-containing protein, with translation MATAAKKEERAEATLEIRRTIPAPRERVFEAWTQAKELDRWSAPSPMTPTAEVDLRVGGRYRIVMRGPDGAEHRVGGVYRTIDRPSRLVYTWKWEDSPMPDSVVTVEFHERGKETEVVLRHEGLTDSESRGRHEHGWNACLDNLVTIMTR